One Turneriella parva DSM 21527 genomic region harbors:
- a CDS encoding acyl-CoA thioesterase: MAIQGEGSERRQRGDRAGEPTVHDLVQEDFSLVTQHMVMSEHLNPNHHIFGGQLLAWLDTDVYLHCTNRLRYKSMVTVSMNNVYFKAPGYLGDIIQIYARIKDVRRSSVTAEGKAVAYDPEKQTSREIIACEVTYVAVGANGRPVRIFER, encoded by the coding sequence GTGGCTATACAGGGTGAGGGCAGCGAACGCCGGCAACGCGGCGACCGCGCCGGTGAGCCGACCGTACACGATCTGGTGCAAGAAGATTTTTCGCTCGTGACGCAGCACATGGTAATGTCAGAGCACCTGAACCCGAACCACCATATTTTTGGTGGGCAGCTGCTTGCGTGGCTCGACACCGATGTTTACCTGCACTGCACCAACCGGCTGCGCTATAAGTCGATGGTGACTGTGAGCATGAACAACGTCTACTTTAAGGCGCCAGGCTACCTCGGTGATATCATTCAGATCTATGCGCGCATCAAAGACGTTCGCCGCAGCAGCGTTACCGCCGAAGGCAAAGCCGTGGCGTACGACCCTGAGAAGCAGACATCGCGCGAAATTATCGCCTGCGAAGTGACTTATGTGGCTGTAGGCGCAAATGGCCGCCCCGTGAGAATATTTGAGCGCTAG
- the ppdK gene encoding pyruvate, phosphate dikinase yields the protein MAQTVQPGKFVYFFSAGRTEGGAGDKKLLGGKGANLAEMTTLGIPVPPGFTISTEVCTYYYANGNKYPADLQAQIDKGIAELEAAIGKKFGDKANPLLVSVRSGAPVSMPGMMDTILNLGLNDETVAGLIASTGNARFAYDSYRRFIQMYGNVVLGLKHHDFEHILDGLKKSKGVTEDLALDAEDLKKLIAEYKVEVKAKIGRDFPQSPKEQLMGAIDAVFASWMNDRAITYRKLNNISEALGTAVNVQSMVFGNMGDDCGTGVAFTRNPANGERKFYGEFLMNAQGEDVVAGIRTPLSIEKLGEKMPEALKELHSYADKLEHHYKDMQDIEFTIERSKLYMLQTRSGKRTAFAAIRTAVEMVDEKLIDEKAALKRIDASTLPSLLAKIFDEKEKKEVLAKGLVVATGLPAGPGAASGKIALTAEKAVEWAEKGVKSILVRVETSPEDISGMHSSEGILTARGGMTSHAAVVARGMNKPCIVGCSALEVDYKTGTVEFNSGTAKAVKMKEGDHISIDGFTGQVLNASLNTIPSELEQVFVTKTLPMEKSLLAQQYARIMQWSDQYSRLKVRTNADTPEDAAVARSYGAMGIGLCRTEHMFFAEERIAAMREMILSSSLEEREKALAKLLPYQRADFKGIFSAMEGLAVTVRLLDPPLHEFLPHEEAQIEELAKAFGKTSQYVHKKMDDLKEFNPMLGHRGCRLGVTYPEITAMQTRAIIEAAAELLKEGKKVFPEIMVPLVGHFKELANQAKVIRETADAVMKEKGIKVEYALGTMIEVPRAAVTADEIAEHAEFFSFGTNDLTQMTSGFSRDDSEHYLPYYIEKGIYPQNPFQVFDWEGVGKLVEIAIEKGRKTNPKIKLGVCGEHGGDPASIGYCHRVGLDYVSCSPYRVPIARLAAAQAALA from the coding sequence ATGGCTCAAACAGTTCAACCCGGCAAGTTTGTCTATTTCTTCTCGGCCGGTCGCACCGAAGGCGGTGCAGGGGATAAGAAGCTTCTGGGCGGCAAAGGTGCCAACCTTGCCGAGATGACCACGCTCGGCATTCCCGTGCCCCCGGGTTTTACGATCTCAACCGAAGTCTGCACCTATTATTACGCCAACGGCAACAAGTACCCCGCCGATCTGCAAGCGCAGATCGACAAGGGCATCGCCGAACTCGAGGCAGCCATAGGCAAGAAATTCGGCGATAAAGCGAACCCGCTTCTGGTGTCTGTTCGCTCGGGAGCCCCGGTATCCATGCCCGGCATGATGGATACCATCTTGAACCTCGGCCTCAACGATGAAACCGTTGCGGGCCTCATCGCGAGCACCGGCAATGCGCGGTTCGCCTACGACAGCTACCGCCGCTTTATACAAATGTACGGCAACGTCGTGCTCGGCCTGAAACACCATGACTTCGAGCACATTCTCGACGGGCTTAAAAAGTCGAAGGGTGTCACCGAAGACCTCGCGCTCGACGCCGAAGACCTCAAGAAGCTGATCGCTGAATATAAGGTTGAAGTTAAGGCGAAAATCGGGCGTGACTTTCCGCAATCACCGAAAGAACAACTCATGGGCGCAATCGATGCCGTGTTCGCCTCGTGGATGAACGACCGCGCGATCACCTACCGCAAACTCAACAATATTTCTGAGGCTCTCGGCACAGCCGTCAACGTGCAATCGATGGTCTTCGGCAACATGGGCGATGACTGCGGCACCGGCGTCGCGTTCACGCGTAACCCTGCCAACGGCGAGCGCAAGTTCTATGGGGAGTTCTTGATGAACGCGCAGGGCGAAGACGTGGTTGCAGGCATTCGCACTCCCCTCTCAATCGAAAAGCTGGGCGAAAAAATGCCAGAGGCTCTGAAAGAGCTGCACAGCTACGCAGACAAACTCGAGCACCACTACAAAGACATGCAAGATATCGAGTTCACGATCGAACGCTCAAAACTCTACATGCTGCAGACACGCTCGGGCAAACGCACTGCATTCGCAGCGATTCGCACCGCAGTCGAAATGGTCGACGAAAAACTGATCGATGAAAAGGCTGCACTGAAGCGAATCGACGCAAGCACGTTGCCGTCGCTGCTCGCAAAAATTTTCGACGAAAAAGAAAAAAAAGAAGTGCTCGCGAAGGGTCTCGTCGTCGCCACCGGTCTGCCGGCCGGCCCCGGCGCAGCGAGCGGCAAGATTGCCCTCACCGCCGAAAAAGCCGTGGAGTGGGCAGAGAAAGGCGTGAAGTCCATACTCGTTCGTGTCGAAACGTCACCAGAAGATATTTCAGGTATGCATAGCTCAGAAGGTATTCTGACTGCGCGCGGCGGTATGACGTCGCATGCTGCGGTGGTTGCGCGCGGCATGAATAAACCCTGCATTGTTGGTTGCAGTGCACTCGAAGTCGATTACAAGACGGGCACCGTAGAGTTCAACTCGGGCACTGCGAAAGCGGTAAAAATGAAAGAAGGCGACCATATCTCGATCGACGGCTTCACCGGCCAGGTATTGAACGCTTCTCTCAATACCATACCGAGCGAACTCGAGCAGGTGTTTGTTACCAAGACCCTCCCCATGGAAAAATCACTGCTCGCTCAGCAATACGCGCGCATCATGCAGTGGTCTGACCAGTACAGCCGCCTCAAGGTGCGCACCAACGCCGACACCCCCGAAGACGCTGCTGTGGCGCGCAGCTATGGTGCAATGGGCATTGGCCTTTGCCGCACCGAACACATGTTCTTTGCCGAAGAGCGCATCGCCGCAATGCGCGAGATGATTCTGTCTTCAAGCCTTGAAGAACGCGAGAAGGCGTTGGCAAAACTTTTGCCTTACCAGCGGGCCGACTTCAAGGGAATCTTTTCAGCCATGGAAGGGCTCGCGGTCACCGTGAGACTTCTTGATCCCCCTTTGCATGAATTTTTGCCGCACGAAGAGGCACAGATAGAAGAACTTGCCAAAGCATTCGGCAAGACCTCGCAGTACGTTCACAAAAAGATGGATGACCTCAAAGAGTTCAACCCTATGCTCGGGCATCGCGGTTGCCGGTTAGGGGTCACATACCCTGAAATCACCGCAATGCAGACGCGCGCGATTATTGAAGCAGCGGCTGAGCTCTTGAAAGAGGGCAAAAAGGTATTTCCCGAAATCATGGTACCGCTTGTGGGCCACTTCAAAGAGCTCGCGAATCAGGCGAAGGTCATTCGTGAGACTGCTGACGCCGTGATGAAAGAAAAGGGTATCAAAGTCGAATACGCGCTCGGCACCATGATTGAAGTGCCGCGCGCTGCCGTCACCGCAGACGAGATTGCCGAGCATGCGGAGTTCTTTAGTTTCGGTACCAACGACCTGACGCAGATGACATCGGGTTTCTCACGCGACGATTCAGAGCACTACCTGCCCTATTACATCGAAAAGGGCATCTACCCGCAAAACCCATTTCAGGTATTTGACTGGGAAGGTGTCGGCAAACTCGTCGAGATTGCGATTGAAAAGGGGCGCAAGACTAACCCGAAAATAAAACTCGGGGTATGCGGTGAACACGGTGGCGACCCGGCCTCAATCGGCTATTGCCACCGCGTGGGCCTCGACTACGTTTCGTGTTCACCTTACCGGGTACCCATCGCGAGGCTCGCGGCAGCCCAGGCAGCGTTAGCCTAA
- a CDS encoding CarD family transcriptional regulator, with product MSPLGGKTIMFNLEENVVYPMHGVGKIVEIATKTILNKKKKYYVVELINTRMRVMVPVDNAETIGLRHIMDKKQIPKISKLLQEDYVEQEEDWKIRYQNNLTKVKSGSITAVAEVCRNLYKRARDKELSVMERKLYESAYSLMINEVALAKGITAEDASNMISDILSK from the coding sequence ATGTCGCCGTTAGGCGGCAAGACTATAATGTTTAATCTCGAGGAAAATGTCGTATACCCGATGCATGGCGTCGGCAAGATCGTAGAAATCGCAACCAAGACGATTCTCAATAAGAAGAAAAAATATTACGTCGTTGAGCTCATTAATACCAGAATGCGGGTCATGGTGCCCGTAGACAATGCCGAGACAATCGGTCTCAGGCATATTATGGATAAAAAGCAGATTCCTAAAATCTCGAAACTTCTGCAAGAAGACTATGTCGAGCAAGAAGAAGATTGGAAAATCAGATACCAGAACAACCTGACCAAAGTAAAGTCAGGTTCAATCACTGCAGTGGCCGAAGTCTGCCGCAACCTCTATAAGCGGGCGCGGGATAAAGAACTTTCTGTCATGGAGCGAAAGCTCTATGAGTCGGCTTATTCTCTAATGATCAACGAAGTTGCCCTGGCAAAGGGCATCACAGCCGAAGACGCAAGTAATATGATTTCAGATATCTTGTCGAAGTAG
- a CDS encoding caspase family protein, whose product MKRLNLRAIAACVLFSASVTPAFSASLRVLLVGDTNDRSIGKSVVTDLANFEGFAQQIAARTGLKLDIKVIKGAGLKSRPIMDAVKNLKVDSDDTVIFYYSGHGFRTQPVKTRWPLLYIPDAGTKGVDFQWVIDTIDAKKPRMVLAISDSCNNYIDLPQAGLNSRAMLEDQDEAWRKLFVEFSGRIYASGSIVGQMSFGQDAAGGAFTSRFLAIVRSEVKSTSANWDHIMKLATRQIVINSPQQKTQDPQYELVKGAAVQTPQASVEQQHEIHIAEPEPPEEHNEQCKALGEFASALSTVKSGMPAKFDFRRQRQELAGYQQMVTALVQAGGDKQMIQLSRTMQMGLRQKNWPRFRSAVWAYEGHIASLHSSACGSH is encoded by the coding sequence ATGAAAAGATTGAATCTTCGCGCTATTGCAGCCTGCGTGCTGTTTTCGGCCAGCGTGACGCCGGCATTTTCGGCGTCTTTGCGCGTGCTGCTTGTGGGCGATACGAACGACCGCTCGATCGGCAAATCGGTGGTGACAGACTTAGCGAATTTTGAAGGCTTCGCGCAGCAGATTGCGGCCCGTACAGGATTAAAGCTCGACATCAAGGTCATTAAAGGCGCCGGATTAAAATCACGCCCGATCATGGACGCTGTAAAAAACCTGAAGGTCGACAGCGACGATACGGTCATCTTCTACTATTCGGGCCATGGCTTTCGCACCCAGCCAGTGAAAACACGCTGGCCTCTGCTCTACATACCCGACGCCGGCACAAAGGGCGTCGATTTTCAATGGGTCATCGACACCATCGACGCGAAGAAGCCGCGCATGGTACTGGCGATCAGCGATTCGTGCAACAATTACATCGACCTGCCGCAGGCCGGCCTCAACTCACGTGCGATGCTTGAAGATCAAGATGAGGCCTGGCGAAAGCTGTTCGTCGAATTCTCAGGGCGCATCTATGCGTCGGGTTCGATCGTCGGCCAAATGTCTTTCGGCCAAGATGCTGCCGGCGGCGCCTTTACCAGCCGTTTTCTCGCCATTGTGCGTTCAGAAGTGAAGAGTACGTCAGCCAACTGGGACCACATCATGAAACTTGCGACGCGACAGATTGTCATCAACAGTCCGCAGCAGAAAACGCAAGACCCGCAATACGAGCTCGTGAAGGGCGCTGCAGTGCAGACACCGCAGGCGAGCGTCGAACAGCAGCATGAGATTCACATCGCAGAACCCGAGCCGCCTGAAGAGCATAATGAACAATGCAAGGCGCTCGGTGAATTTGCCTCGGCACTTTCGACTGTCAAATCTGGTATGCCTGCGAAATTCGACTTTCGCCGTCAGCGCCAAGAGCTTGCAGGCTATCAGCAGATGGTAACCGCGCTGGTTCAGGCCGGTGGCGATAAACAGATGATACAGCTGTCGCGTACGATGCAAATGGGGTTGAGGCAGAAGAACTGGCCGCGGTTCAGATCGGCCGTCTGGGCTTACGAAGGCCACATCGCGTCGCTGCACAGCTCGGCCTGCGGCTCTCATTAA
- a CDS encoding HAD family hydrolase, with amino-acid sequence MKYEFFALDIDGTVFSSEEIIYPVYKESIELWSKATGNALDTPGRERIMLEIGKPVKKIFQNLFPQLSEDDRDTLSDSVLRLLCDKIAAGAGEYYPEVKKTIDAITERGGKILVASNGRRPYIEAILGYAGVLQHVIYPTYIDGEKIFTKSDIMRHYTSIGLDAKKIVMVGDRLSDLEAAQTIGCDFAWCEYGHAPPGEITTWQVKLEQFSDLLKYA; translated from the coding sequence ATGAAATACGAATTTTTCGCACTCGACATCGACGGAACCGTTTTCTCGTCTGAAGAGATTATTTATCCTGTTTACAAAGAATCGATCGAGTTATGGTCCAAGGCAACCGGTAATGCGCTCGATACCCCGGGCCGCGAGCGTATCATGCTCGAGATCGGCAAGCCGGTGAAAAAAATCTTTCAGAACCTTTTTCCCCAGCTGAGTGAAGACGACCGCGACACGCTTTCTGATTCGGTGCTGCGACTGCTCTGCGACAAGATAGCCGCGGGTGCCGGCGAGTATTACCCCGAAGTCAAGAAGACCATCGACGCCATCACAGAACGGGGCGGCAAGATTCTCGTCGCGTCGAATGGTCGGCGCCCCTATATCGAGGCGATTCTTGGGTATGCGGGCGTGCTGCAGCACGTTATATATCCCACTTATATCGACGGTGAAAAAATTTTCACCAAGAGCGACATTATGCGTCACTACACTTCGATAGGCCTCGACGCAAAAAAAATTGTGATGGTCGGCGACCGATTGAGCGACCTCGAAGCCGCGCAGACGATTGGCTGCGATTTTGCCTGGTGCGAGTACGGGCATGCACCGCCAGGTGAGATCACAACCTGGCAGGTGAAGCTCGAACAATTTTCAGACCTGCTCAAATATGCCTGA
- a CDS encoding OmpA family protein codes for MKFRNMGAAGSIAALLMVMPALIAQGARLPVTADNVAQIQNIGAVNTPYSEYTPYITADEHFLYFQSNRPGGVGESGDFDLWFAENEVTAGAPRFKTPANVGLPVNSGYFDGHPTLRKLPSGDYEMYFASFGEDGRPGPQLTNLYYTIQRDGKWSVPEPVVEINTDFHDRMPSISQDGHYLFFSSDRPGGFGRDDIWVSEYDFAAKRWGKPRNAGRTINTPSSEVTPAIHSDNITLYFSSDRAGGVGGYDVYVTQMLQDIAANGGSNDEESKWKRPANLGTPYNSKFDDEYPTVVRNGNFMYFASNRENGQGSFDIYRARVPDFAKPEVVVTIKGRVKEKFSDKGIEANIRISDLDGERNFSTQQPDGLYSADLINKKQYKFTVTAPGYQPIEYIADLRDVNTPVTIQKDFEMVRAIALPKQINLTVLFVDDKNRTLKPAATYTLAPDIKDETILPFKNGAGRLSIPAMSRYKKPEDALAALEKQKLTVSASLKGFENLAESRNVGDLIRGPNGELLGDAELKLVMKRKDQGDVEVVPTKGPGGLEAIVYFSTNVSNRLNNEKASGLKNVVDLWNKQPHKYVYVYGHADSRGGPDYNMKLSRSRAAFVKKRLVQYGIPAEMIITKAFGATRPASKDESTVEGRRKNRRAEIYFDASKDKNDGGEDVAPDTSEKPEKPVKPAKPAPVKKPAKAAKKPAKKKPLPPEEVEPSAKPEPTDDKIVPGAETGVIEPGKPAAPAKPVAEPVPPENSTPGAIPNTEIRIK; via the coding sequence ATGAAGTTTCGAAATATGGGCGCTGCGGGCAGCATTGCCGCCTTGCTGATGGTCATGCCTGCTTTAATTGCGCAGGGCGCACGCCTGCCCGTCACTGCCGACAATGTGGCCCAGATTCAGAACATTGGTGCGGTCAATACCCCATACAGCGAATACACGCCTTACATTACTGCAGACGAACACTTTCTCTATTTTCAGTCGAACCGCCCGGGTGGTGTCGGCGAATCGGGTGATTTCGACCTGTGGTTTGCGGAGAATGAGGTCACCGCGGGTGCACCCCGTTTCAAAACACCCGCGAATGTCGGCCTGCCGGTGAATTCTGGCTATTTCGACGGACATCCCACTTTGCGTAAATTGCCGAGCGGAGACTACGAAATGTATTTTGCATCGTTCGGTGAAGACGGCCGGCCCGGCCCGCAGCTCACCAACCTGTATTACACGATTCAGCGTGACGGCAAATGGAGCGTGCCCGAACCCGTGGTCGAGATCAACACCGATTTTCACGACCGAATGCCCTCTATTTCTCAAGACGGTCACTACCTGTTTTTCAGTTCTGACCGGCCAGGCGGTTTTGGCCGCGACGATATCTGGGTTTCTGAATACGATTTTGCGGCAAAACGCTGGGGCAAGCCACGCAATGCCGGCAGAACGATCAACACGCCCTCATCAGAGGTGACTCCCGCTATTCACTCAGACAACATTACGCTCTATTTTTCGTCTGACCGCGCGGGCGGCGTCGGTGGCTACGACGTCTACGTGACGCAGATGCTGCAAGACATCGCGGCAAACGGCGGCAGCAACGACGAAGAATCAAAATGGAAACGCCCGGCCAATCTGGGTACTCCCTACAACTCAAAATTCGACGACGAATACCCGACAGTCGTGCGCAATGGTAACTTCATGTATTTTGCATCAAACCGCGAGAACGGCCAGGGCAGCTTCGATATTTACCGGGCGCGCGTTCCCGATTTTGCCAAACCTGAAGTTGTGGTAACAATCAAAGGGCGCGTGAAAGAAAAATTCAGCGACAAAGGCATTGAGGCGAATATTCGCATATCTGATCTCGACGGTGAACGCAACTTTTCGACGCAGCAGCCCGACGGTCTCTATAGCGCAGACCTCATCAACAAGAAACAATACAAGTTCACGGTCACTGCACCCGGCTACCAGCCGATTGAATACATCGCAGACCTGCGCGACGTGAACACGCCCGTCACCATTCAGAAGGATTTCGAAATGGTACGGGCCATCGCGCTACCAAAACAGATCAACCTCACGGTACTTTTCGTCGACGACAAGAATCGCACGTTGAAACCCGCAGCCACTTACACACTGGCACCCGATATAAAAGACGAAACAATTCTGCCGTTTAAAAACGGCGCCGGTCGCCTGAGCATACCCGCAATGTCGCGGTACAAAAAACCCGAAGACGCACTCGCGGCGCTCGAAAAGCAAAAGCTGACAGTTTCAGCATCGCTCAAGGGTTTTGAAAACCTCGCCGAATCGCGCAACGTCGGTGATCTGATTCGCGGCCCCAACGGCGAGCTCTTAGGTGACGCAGAGCTGAAGCTCGTCATGAAGCGCAAAGACCAGGGCGACGTCGAAGTGGTACCGACAAAAGGCCCCGGCGGACTCGAGGCAATCGTGTACTTTTCAACCAACGTCTCGAACCGCCTCAATAACGAGAAAGCTTCAGGTCTCAAGAATGTGGTCGACCTGTGGAACAAGCAGCCCCACAAATACGTCTATGTCTATGGCCATGCCGATAGCCGCGGCGGCCCCGACTATAACATGAAACTCTCGCGGTCGCGCGCTGCGTTCGTGAAGAAGCGGCTCGTGCAATACGGTATTCCGGCCGAGATGATTATCACCAAAGCCTTCGGCGCAACACGGCCGGCGAGCAAAGACGAAAGCACTGTCGAAGGCCGACGCAAAAACCGCCGCGCCGAGATCTATTTCGACGCCAGCAAAGATAAGAATGATGGCGGCGAAGATGTCGCGCCCGATACCTCTGAGAAGCCCGAAAAGCCCGTGAAGCCAGCAAAGCCCGCACCGGTCAAGAAGCCGGCAAAAGCGGCGAAAAAGCCCGCCAAGAAAAAGCCGCTGCCGCCCGAAGAAGTTGAGCCATCGGCAAAACCAGAGCCGACAGACGACAAAATTGTGCCAGGCGCAGAAACGGGGGTTATTGAACCCGGTAAACCGGCCGCACCGGCAAAGCCGGTTGCCGAACCCGTGCCCCCTGAAAACTCTACACCGGGTGCGATACCGAATACTGAAATACGCATCAAGTAA
- a CDS encoding HIT domain-containing protein: MPERFVLHPQLAADTFAVKELSLCRLVAMNCRAVPWLILVPRIAGAREIIDLAAAEQQQLIIEIALVSRLLQTEFKPDKINVAALGNVVPQLHVHIIARFTHDAAWPKPVWGNVNIEPYKPEDAEAFLNRLLNSKLLS; this comes from the coding sequence ATGCCTGAAAGGTTTGTACTGCACCCACAGCTCGCGGCCGACACTTTCGCCGTGAAAGAACTTTCGCTCTGCCGGCTCGTCGCGATGAACTGCCGTGCGGTGCCCTGGCTCATTCTCGTGCCCCGAATTGCCGGTGCGCGCGAAATCATCGACCTTGCGGCCGCAGAACAACAGCAGCTTATAATCGAGATCGCACTCGTGAGCAGGCTCTTGCAGACCGAGTTCAAGCCCGACAAAATCAATGTTGCGGCGCTCGGCAACGTTGTGCCGCAGTTGCACGTGCACATTATCGCGCGTTTCACCCATGATGCCGCGTGGCCGAAGCCCGTGTGGGGCAATGTCAATATCGAGCCATATAAGCCTGAGGATGCAGAAGCGTTCTTGAACCGGCTGCTGAATTCGAAGTTGCTCTCATAA
- a CDS encoding 2-C-methyl-D-erythritol 4-phosphate cytidylyltransferase: protein MNALLLLMGGSGSRFGGPTPKQFLELEHEGVARPLFEVTARKLLAALPIDIAIFVSPKNTAGSAVLNPILEKLAADFPGRQFRYAAAGVTRFGSFLSGINAVRKFQNVERLLVHDANRPYLSGEFLQRVSKHLGLLSPALPAFIPVMPVVDSIVRVDGKNVVTYENRGELNRVQTPQLVHYNTFQEAESRAVARGQLAMDFTDEGSLCLSLGLSVHTFEGDAANVKITYREDLKP from the coding sequence ATGAACGCTCTGCTGTTACTTATGGGCGGCTCTGGCAGCCGCTTCGGTGGCCCTACCCCCAAACAATTTCTCGAACTTGAGCATGAAGGCGTTGCGCGCCCGCTGTTTGAAGTCACCGCGCGCAAATTGCTCGCCGCTTTGCCGATCGACATCGCCATTTTTGTCTCGCCGAAGAACACGGCCGGCAGCGCTGTCTTGAACCCGATTCTCGAGAAACTGGCAGCGGATTTTCCAGGCAGGCAGTTCAGATATGCCGCAGCGGGTGTGACGCGTTTTGGCAGTTTTTTGTCGGGCATCAATGCGGTGCGAAAGTTTCAGAACGTCGAGCGCTTGCTTGTACATGACGCCAATCGACCCTACCTTTCGGGTGAGTTTCTGCAGCGGGTAAGCAAACATTTGGGTTTGTTATCCCCCGCGTTGCCTGCATTTATACCTGTGATGCCGGTGGTCGATTCTATCGTGCGCGTTGACGGCAAGAACGTCGTCACCTACGAGAACAGGGGGGAGCTCAACCGTGTGCAAACCCCGCAGCTGGTACACTACAACACTTTTCAAGAGGCTGAATCGCGCGCGGTTGCGCGCGGCCAGCTCGCCATGGATTTCACCGACGAGGGTTCGCTCTGTCTGTCGCTTGGCCTGTCGGTGCATACATTCGAGGGCGACGCTGCCAACGTGAAGATCACATATCGGGAAGACCTCAAGCCATAA
- a CDS encoding O-antigen ligase family protein: MRASENTIAGKLAFVFLCLFAVGLAFSISIAQTGLGLAFLIFLATLFSRRGRAILDAKGATTLKVFYAGAFLWVFWRIYHVVISPQPVAELIEAREVWLMLIPAFIWFYASSRKRLLVVVALFVAGAAVSSAYGAWQMREDFLNWVRGRGFSSMHHLNFAGLSALAAMMGLGLTFSAYFAGRKGRAFGILLLTLSVLIGLWLTKSRAAIAAFAVVIPVFVYLQLYNKAHRLIFVAIVAVAGTLVFQNIPESIAEQYRFPAPEIHAGSQAERRDLWQAGSAMIKERFWTGFGDRGYNLEYPRFQVPGAAGVAVYDNVEKSITHMHNDFINTWVLYGLVGLLLQLFYYFAPGALYLRERFRLSRQSDRPLAAAAATSLLLMALMGLTQCHFTSEIVQMSFWLCVGTLITLLDSDRIGLS, translated from the coding sequence ATGCGCGCATCTGAGAATACCATAGCCGGCAAACTCGCGTTTGTTTTTCTTTGCCTGTTCGCTGTGGGGCTTGCGTTCTCGATATCGATTGCACAAACAGGCCTCGGACTCGCGTTTCTCATTTTTCTCGCAACGTTATTCTCACGCCGGGGCCGCGCAATCCTCGACGCCAAAGGCGCGACAACTCTGAAGGTTTTTTATGCCGGTGCTTTTCTGTGGGTGTTCTGGCGCATTTACCATGTCGTGATTTCACCCCAACCCGTCGCCGAGCTCATTGAGGCCCGCGAAGTCTGGCTGATGCTGATACCTGCATTTATTTGGTTTTATGCCAGCAGCCGCAAACGCCTGCTGGTGGTCGTCGCGCTTTTCGTCGCGGGTGCGGCTGTCTCTTCGGCGTACGGCGCCTGGCAGATGCGCGAAGATTTTTTGAACTGGGTTCGTGGTCGTGGTTTCAGCAGCATGCACCACCTGAACTTTGCCGGGCTGTCTGCACTTGCCGCGATGATGGGCCTGGGCCTGACATTTTCAGCGTATTTTGCCGGTCGAAAAGGTCGCGCATTCGGCATATTGCTGCTAACGCTCAGCGTATTGATCGGGTTATGGCTCACCAAATCCCGGGCTGCGATCGCCGCTTTCGCGGTGGTGATTCCCGTATTCGTTTATTTGCAGCTATACAACAAGGCACACCGCTTGATTTTTGTGGCCATTGTGGCAGTCGCGGGCACCCTCGTTTTTCAGAATATTCCCGAAAGTATCGCCGAGCAGTACCGCTTTCCCGCGCCAGAGATTCATGCGGGGTCGCAGGCCGAGCGCCGTGATCTTTGGCAGGCGGGCTCAGCCATGATCAAAGAGCGTTTTTGGACAGGTTTTGGCGACCGCGGCTATAACCTTGAATACCCCCGTTTTCAGGTACCTGGGGCTGCAGGGGTAGCGGTATACGACAATGTGGAAAAATCGATAACGCACATGCACAATGACTTTATAAATACCTGGGTGCTCTATGGGCTCGTCGGTTTGCTGCTGCAGCTATTCTATTACTTTGCCCCGGGCGCCCTGTACCTCAGGGAACGCTTTCGCCTAAGCCGGCAAAGCGACCGGCCTTTGGCCGCCGCCGCAGCCACTTCGCTGCTGCTCATGGCCCTCATGGGCCTTACGCAATGCCATTTTACCTCTGAAATCGTGCAAATGAGCTTCTGGCTCTGCGTCGGTACGCTGATAACCCTGCTCGACAGCGACCGTATCGGTTTGAGTTGA